In one Cloacibacillus porcorum genomic region, the following are encoded:
- a CDS encoding prepilin peptidase — protein sequence MVGGIYIFLGFCFGTALGSFANAAAMRTVAEKKWWGRERSVCDSCGRVLSSCDLIPVISFVVLQGRCRSCRAPIPLRHFTAELSCGALAALFTWRFGLTPALAFAGASLPFLAFNTLTDLETGYIYDSWAVAMAVCGMLLRAAHGWPGLLDGLFGALAGFGVIGAIIVASRGRMGLGDAVLMLGIGAFMGFKLSLLSLYLGFMCGGLVVIPLLLAKMVTRKTAVPLGPFLCAGMVLSMLFGSKILPYLGYITQWPWNIF from the coding sequence ATGGTCGGCGGTATTTATATATTTCTGGGCTTCTGCTTTGGCACGGCGCTCGGTTCTTTCGCAAACGCGGCGGCAATGCGCACAGTGGCGGAGAAAAAATGGTGGGGACGGGAACGTTCGGTCTGTGACAGCTGCGGGCGGGTGCTCTCTTCCTGCGATCTGATCCCCGTCATCTCCTTCGTCGTCCTTCAGGGACGGTGCCGCAGCTGCCGCGCGCCGATTCCGCTGCGCCACTTTACGGCGGAACTCTCATGCGGCGCGCTTGCGGCGCTCTTTACCTGGCGTTTCGGACTGACGCCCGCTCTCGCCTTTGCCGGAGCCTCACTCCCCTTCCTGGCCTTCAATACGCTGACAGATCTCGAAACCGGTTACATTTACGACTCCTGGGCGGTGGCGATGGCGGTCTGCGGCATGCTGCTGCGCGCGGCACACGGCTGGCCGGGGCTGCTGGACGGCCTCTTTGGCGCGCTCGCGGGCTTCGGGGTGATCGGCGCGATAATCGTGGCGAGCCGCGGCCGGATGGGGCTCGGAGACGCGGTATTGATGCTGGGCATAGGCGCTTTCATGGGCTTCAAGCTGTCGCTTCTTTCTCTATATCTCGGCTTTATGTGCGGCGGCCTCGTGGTGATCCCCCTGCTGCTCGCGAAGATGGTGACGCGCAAGACGGCGGTGCCGCTGGGGCCTTTTCTCTGCGCGGGAATGGTCCTCTCAATGTTATTTGGGAGTAAAATACTGCCGTATCTGGGGTATATCACACAGTGGCCATGGAATATTTTTTAG
- a CDS encoding TAXI family TRAP transporter solute-binding subunit, which yields MKKFFTVLALVAVIFSVAGFASAPAQAAQKLDLAICGGSIGGAWAAIGEGVGEVIRRSYPGSNTAYEVGQEAANLALVSRGKIQLGIAHAQLIKMAADGKQPFKKKIDNLRALCVLYKGAVEHFIIKADTGANSFADLKSKKYPLKVYFNTKGSFMDIVGQNVIAAEGITPADIDKWGGFTKNSSMGAALDLMRDGKIDAYSNVIQVPSSHVVDAGTTLKLNLLGMSPAAQKKVNDELGTYSTVIPKSAYNFLKNDVPTVGATVILFTNADLPDDEAYAILKSIKDNFPYFCNIHGSLKGLKFSDLKDTAPVPLHPGAVKFFNEHK from the coding sequence ATGAAAAAGTTTTTTACAGTACTGGCACTAGTGGCGGTAATCTTCTCAGTGGCGGGCTTCGCATCCGCACCTGCGCAGGCGGCTCAGAAGCTTGATCTGGCGATATGCGGCGGTTCCATCGGCGGCGCCTGGGCGGCGATCGGCGAGGGCGTCGGCGAAGTCATCAGACGCAGTTATCCCGGCTCGAACACGGCTTACGAAGTCGGTCAGGAGGCGGCCAACCTCGCCCTGGTTTCGCGCGGAAAGATCCAGCTTGGCATCGCGCACGCCCAGCTTATCAAAATGGCAGCCGACGGCAAGCAGCCCTTCAAGAAAAAGATCGACAATCTCCGCGCCCTCTGCGTGCTTTATAAGGGAGCGGTGGAGCACTTTATTATCAAGGCCGACACGGGAGCCAACTCTTTTGCCGATCTGAAGAGCAAAAAGTACCCGCTCAAGGTCTATTTCAATACGAAGGGCTCCTTCATGGATATCGTTGGGCAGAATGTTATCGCGGCGGAGGGTATAACGCCGGCCGATATCGACAAGTGGGGCGGGTTTACGAAGAACAGCTCGATGGGTGCGGCTCTTGATCTTATGAGAGACGGCAAGATTGACGCCTACAGCAACGTCATTCAGGTACCCTCCAGCCACGTCGTCGACGCTGGAACGACCCTTAAGCTGAACCTTCTCGGCATGTCTCCCGCGGCGCAGAAGAAGGTCAACGACGAACTGGGCACATATTCCACAGTGATTCCTAAATCTGCCTATAACTTCCTCAAGAACGACGTTCCTACAGTCGGCGCGACGGTCATCCTGTTCACGAACGCGGACCTGCCCGATGATGAGGCATACGCGATCCTTAAATCCATCAAGGATAATTTCCCATATTTCTGCAACATTCACGGTTCGCTTAAGGGGCTGAAGTTCTCAGACCTTAAGGACACGGCGCCCGTACCGCTTCATCCCGGCGCGGTGAAGTTCTTCAACGAACATAAGTAA
- a CDS encoding fumarate hydratase C-terminal domain-containing protein translates to MQIKMPVDDETINGLHVYDMVEIYGPIFTGRDAVLPKVVKCIEDGTCEEKGIFLKGTAVFHTAVSPAGIGPTSSNKLDIEGSIPALSEAGVKMHIGKGSLKKETVEALKKYNAIFLVTPPNTALLTATMKSKRVVAFPEEGMEALHEVEVEKFPAIVAIAHGESIYD, encoded by the coding sequence ATGCAGATAAAGATGCCAGTCGACGACGAAACGATAAACGGGCTGCATGTTTACGATATGGTCGAAATTTACGGACCGATTTTTACGGGCCGCGACGCGGTGCTGCCGAAGGTTGTTAAGTGTATTGAAGATGGGACGTGCGAGGAGAAGGGCATTTTTCTAAAAGGTACCGCCGTCTTTCATACGGCTGTGAGCCCAGCGGGGATAGGGCCGACCTCAAGCAACAAACTTGACATAGAGGGAAGCATTCCCGCACTTTCGGAGGCAGGCGTGAAGATGCATATCGGTAAGGGCAGTCTTAAAAAAGAGACCGTAGAGGCCCTAAAAAAGTATAACGCCATCTTTCTCGTCACTCCGCCGAATACGGCGCTGCTGACCGCCACGATGAAGAGTAAACGCGTCGTCGCCTTCCCGGAAGAGGGGATGGAGGCGCTCCATGAGGTCGAGGTAGAAAAGTTTCCGGCCATCGTCGCCATCGCTCACGGCGAATCGATATACGACTAA
- a CDS encoding methylaspartate ammonia-lyase has protein sequence MKVKKVLCSEALTGFYMDDKEAIKSGAKSDGFVYKGAPVTPGFRSIRQPGVAVSVMFILEDGHMVYGDCAVAQYAASGGREVPNTAAALIKVIEKYVSPYFEGMDIKEFKSTAEKFDRYEFDGERLPASIRYGVTQAILEAVAYEQKLTMCEVILNEYNLPVDLTPVRINAQSGDERYTNVDKMILKKVGMMPHGLINNVEEKLGTDGQIFLDWVKWVTKRISEIGEPDYKPVMRYDVYGCMGKAFNNDLDKVGEYLIKVADACAPYEVFVEMPVDMKSNEKQLEAMKYLRKYLDDAGCRLKLIIDEYANTYEEIVEWVDAKGADMVQVKTIDLGGINNIVEADLYCKAHGVLAYQGGTCNQTDKAAIVCANLAVATKPFAMAGTPGMGVDEGVMIVSNEQERLLAILKAKQEGKI, from the coding sequence ATGAAGGTCAAAAAAGTACTTTGTTCAGAGGCGCTCACAGGATTCTATATGGACGACAAAGAGGCCATCAAGAGCGGCGCGAAATCAGACGGCTTCGTATATAAGGGAGCGCCCGTAACTCCCGGATTCAGGTCGATCAGACAGCCCGGCGTGGCGGTCTCCGTAATGTTCATCCTTGAAGACGGCCACATGGTATACGGCGACTGCGCCGTCGCGCAGTACGCGGCCAGCGGCGGCAGAGAGGTTCCGAATACCGCCGCGGCGCTGATAAAGGTAATTGAAAAGTATGTCTCACCTTACTTTGAGGGCATGGACATCAAAGAGTTCAAATCAACGGCAGAGAAGTTCGACCGTTACGAATTTGATGGAGAGCGCCTCCCCGCCTCCATCCGCTACGGCGTAACGCAGGCGATACTCGAAGCGGTCGCCTACGAGCAGAAGCTGACGATGTGCGAAGTCATCCTCAACGAATACAACCTGCCCGTCGATCTCACACCTGTCCGTATCAACGCCCAGTCCGGCGACGAACGCTACACCAACGTCGACAAGATGATCCTTAAGAAGGTCGGCATGATGCCCCACGGACTGATCAACAACGTCGAAGAGAAGCTTGGAACCGACGGACAGATATTCCTCGACTGGGTCAAGTGGGTCACGAAGCGCATCTCTGAGATCGGCGAACCCGACTACAAGCCAGTTATGCGTTACGACGTCTACGGCTGCATGGGCAAGGCCTTCAACAACGACCTTGACAAGGTCGGCGAATACCTCATCAAAGTCGCCGACGCCTGCGCTCCCTATGAAGTATTTGTCGAGATGCCGGTAGATATGAAATCAAACGAGAAGCAGCTTGAGGCGATGAAATATCTGCGCAAGTATCTTGACGACGCCGGATGCAGGCTTAAGCTCATCATTGACGAATATGCCAACACCTATGAAGAGATCGTCGAATGGGTTGATGCCAAGGGCGCCGATATGGTTCAGGTCAAGACTATCGACCTCGGCGGAATCAACAATATCGTGGAGGCCGACCTCTACTGCAAAGCGCACGGCGTCCTCGCCTATCAGGGCGGCACCTGCAACCAGACGGACAAGGCGGCGATCGTCTGCGCAAACCTCGCCGTGGCCACCAAGCCGTTCGCCATGGCGGGCACTCCAGGCATGGGCGTCGACGAAGGCGTAATGATCGTCAGCAACGAGCAGGAGAGACTGCTCGCAATACTCAAAGCCAAACAGGAAGGCAAGATCTAG
- a CDS encoding IclR family transcriptional regulator, with product MSDKQSETGTQAIQRALAILNCFTRGIDDLSLTEISKLVQIPYSTASRIAGILEQESFLIRDKNTKRFSLGRRVYSLGYCAKQNDFLRKVIYPYLVRLRDEFGETALIYIREGDYRICFEKVPAFHSFKFSPTVGSKYVLWAGAGGRGFLAYAMPEEQDNFLKDTRNLTTFTTTDRSKIMKELYNLCEKGYSYCINEYQEGFSSIAGPIVDSGNNILCTIAVTGPSARFTDDIVKGLKERIPQYCAEISSTFGWYGHNGEDFLFPSPSLEHIINGM from the coding sequence ATGAGCGACAAACAATCAGAGACCGGAACACAGGCCATACAGCGGGCCCTCGCGATATTAAACTGCTTTACAAGAGGAATAGACGACCTGTCACTGACGGAGATATCGAAGCTGGTACAGATCCCCTATTCCACCGCATCCAGGATTGCCGGGATATTGGAACAGGAGTCATTCCTGATCCGCGACAAAAACACAAAGCGCTTCAGCCTCGGCAGACGGGTCTACAGCCTCGGCTACTGCGCGAAACAGAACGACTTCTTAAGAAAGGTCATCTACCCCTATCTTGTCAGGCTGAGGGACGAATTTGGCGAGACGGCGCTGATTTACATCAGAGAGGGCGATTACCGCATCTGTTTCGAAAAGGTGCCGGCCTTCCACAGCTTCAAGTTCTCTCCCACCGTCGGCTCAAAATATGTGCTGTGGGCAGGAGCTGGAGGCAGGGGCTTTCTTGCGTACGCGATGCCGGAGGAGCAGGATAATTTCCTGAAGGACACCAGAAATCTCACCACCTTCACCACCACCGACAGGTCTAAGATAATGAAAGAGCTTTATAATCTCTGCGAGAAGGGCTACAGCTACTGTATAAACGAATATCAGGAGGGATTCTCTTCGATCGCGGGTCCGATCGTCGACAGCGGCAATAATATCCTTTGCACGATAGCGGTCACGGGACCGAGCGCCAGATTCACAGACGATATTGTCAAAGGACTAAAGGAACGCATCCCCCAGTACTGCGCGGAGATATCATCCACCTTCGGCTGGTATGGCCATAACGGCGAGGATTTCCTCTTTCCCAGCCCGTCGCTCGAACATATCATCAACGGCATGTAG
- a CDS encoding fumarate hydratase: MIDCREVTEKTAETLVKASTVFRPDQIEAYRRAAENEDSPHAKWVLNNILENAEIAESKVFPLCDDTGIPHLFLEVGEECAVPAGFYKAVEEGVAKGLRMLPGRPMAVMGDDAERISQSKGLSEDSGALAMAPIQTRHVPGKDIRLTVMMYGGGPEIRGKTLRVFHKHSVDTVINEMIAWGTEGAKLLGCLPCVLAFGIGRSNYEAASLGMEAMAKGDFRIQSEMEKRITDAVNESGYGALGLGGKTTVLGTFVKVGPQRASGIRVVSMRLGCCFDPRRAECLFEG, encoded by the coding sequence ATGATAGATTGCAGAGAAGTTACGGAAAAGACAGCGGAGACTCTGGTCAAGGCGAGCACTGTTTTTCGTCCCGACCAGATAGAGGCCTATAGGAGAGCGGCGGAGAACGAGGATAGCCCGCACGCTAAGTGGGTGCTCAACAATATTCTGGAAAACGCCGAGATCGCGGAATCAAAGGTATTCCCCCTTTGTGACGACACCGGCATTCCTCACCTCTTCCTTGAGGTAGGAGAAGAGTGCGCCGTCCCCGCGGGATTTTATAAAGCGGTGGAAGAGGGAGTCGCGAAGGGGCTGCGGATGCTCCCCGGCCGTCCGATGGCCGTTATGGGCGACGATGCGGAACGCATCAGCCAGAGCAAAGGCCTCTCTGAAGATTCCGGTGCTCTGGCGATGGCACCCATTCAGACGAGACATGTTCCAGGCAAAGATATTCGCCTTACGGTGATGATGTACGGCGGCGGTCCTGAAATTCGTGGAAAGACGCTGCGTGTATTCCATAAGCATTCAGTCGATACGGTGATCAATGAAATGATCGCCTGGGGTACGGAGGGAGCTAAGCTCCTCGGCTGTCTGCCCTGCGTGCTGGCCTTTGGTATCGGGCGCTCAAACTACGAAGCCGCCTCGCTTGGCATGGAGGCGATGGCAAAGGGCGATTTCCGCATACAGTCGGAGATGGAAAAGAGGATAACCGACGCTGTCAACGAATCGGGCTACGGAGCCCTTGGGCTGGGCGGCAAAACCACTGTTCTGGGAACCTTCGTGAAGGTCGGTCCGCAGAGGGCCAGTGGGATAAGGGTCGTATCAATGAGACTTGGCTGCTGTTTTGATCCGCGCCGCGCCGAGTGTCTCTTTGAAGGATAA
- a CDS encoding DUF362 domain-containing protein — translation MIKVEIGKCVGCGACEQVCPSDAIKVVDKKAVVNDNCVHCVTCIKYCKPGALSEDAVSENTLLCRNCGVKCRIPEGKQGACKRFRNENGELVLVRPLQIPINTAAAPEKIAIMKPIVSAVGAGAAYPDYKPAPYIVTEKRDDFDVVTVVTEAPVSYSSMMVKIDTNAHIGDEGALVRRNGRVVGIVTTEQYGSHILILGGVNKVKGPDGMYVVKTMAELGNKEKVTLTVDKGCTLELQVGEHPVINGVVDDKMRVGCGGACCGLFARSLAPLIDEAIILDHHITGLFTKHPAGAEQKPYSGVTPVGRLATNGRYFFEHGDGWGGTNIKDPIEAIKDIDMNIAKPGMKILVAETTWRKIALFEVSAEGRPVPVEIPAELEAFRKMAAGCCEDSRVSAMYYAGVGGSARAGVTVDPIQITKAVHRGDATLTIAGAPTYLMPGGGITFLADVEKMIVHPFNYTASPAVLAPIEYTMTVENYKKIKGHVQAMRTKEDVIKEGRFEFTELKD, via the coding sequence ATGATAAAAGTTGAAATCGGCAAGTGCGTGGGATGCGGGGCATGTGAACAGGTATGCCCTTCGGATGCTATTAAAGTAGTCGATAAGAAGGCGGTCGTCAATGACAACTGTGTTCACTGCGTCACCTGCATCAAATACTGCAAACCCGGCGCGTTGTCGGAAGACGCCGTCTCCGAGAACACGCTGCTTTGCCGTAATTGCGGCGTCAAATGCCGTATTCCTGAGGGAAAACAGGGAGCGTGCAAAAGGTTCCGCAACGAAAACGGCGAGCTGGTCCTCGTAAGGCCGCTGCAGATCCCGATAAATACAGCGGCAGCGCCTGAGAAGATTGCGATAATGAAACCGATCGTCTCCGCGGTAGGCGCGGGCGCGGCATATCCTGATTATAAGCCGGCGCCCTATATAGTCACGGAAAAGCGTGATGACTTTGACGTCGTCACCGTAGTTACAGAGGCCCCGGTCTCTTACAGCTCTATGATGGTGAAAATCGACACCAACGCCCATATCGGCGACGAGGGGGCTCTCGTCCGCCGCAATGGCCGCGTGGTCGGCATCGTTACTACCGAGCAGTACGGTTCTCATATCCTTATTCTCGGCGGCGTGAATAAGGTAAAGGGTCCCGACGGCATGTATGTCGTGAAGACGATGGCCGAGCTGGGGAATAAAGAAAAGGTGACGCTGACTGTAGATAAAGGCTGCACTTTGGAGCTGCAGGTTGGCGAACATCCGGTGATCAACGGCGTTGTGGACGATAAGATGCGCGTCGGCTGCGGCGGCGCCTGCTGCGGTCTTTTCGCCCGTTCGCTTGCCCCGCTGATCGATGAGGCGATAATTCTCGATCACCACATCACCGGCCTTTTCACTAAGCATCCCGCCGGCGCCGAACAGAAGCCCTACAGCGGCGTCACGCCTGTCGGACGGCTGGCGACCAACGGGCGCTATTTCTTTGAACACGGAGACGGCTGGGGCGGAACGAATATCAAAGACCCCATCGAGGCTATAAAAGATATAGACATGAATATCGCCAAGCCAGGCATGAAGATCCTGGTAGCCGAGACGACCTGGCGCAAGATCGCCCTCTTTGAAGTCTCCGCCGAGGGCAGACCCGTGCCTGTGGAGATCCCCGCGGAGCTTGAGGCCTTCCGTAAAATGGCGGCCGGCTGCTGTGAGGACAGCCGTGTGTCGGCGATGTACTACGCGGGCGTTGGCGGCAGCGCAAGGGCTGGCGTTACGGTTGATCCGATACAGATCACAAAGGCCGTGCACCGCGGCGACGCGACCCTCACGATAGCGGGAGCGCCGACATACCTGATGCCCGGCGGCGGTATCACCTTCCTTGCCGATGTTGAAAAGATGATAGTGCACCCATTCAACTACACGGCTTCCCCCGCGGTTCTCGCCCCCATCGAATATACGATGACGGTGGAGAATTATAAAAAGATAAAGGGACATGTCCAGGCGATGCGCACGAAGGAGGATGTAATCAAAGAGGGAAGATTTGAGTTCACCGAACTTAAGGATTAA
- a CDS encoding xanthine dehydrogenase family protein molybdopterin-binding subunit, protein MEKFKSIGLKQSFVDAREKVTGSARYLDDLEFPGLLFGKILRSPHPHARILSIDTSAAEALPGVKAVITAKDCPQNKFGMEIADVDMLAVEKVRYVGDEVAAVAAETDEIAREALKLVKVEYEILPVVDDPMKALEKDSPLVHVEKGTNIAREYHIQRGDIEADFASCDYIFEKEFSTHRVSGLYLEPFGAVAQWESNGRLTVWTGLQSAFQGRNEIAKALGIKPSMVTVKSPFIGGGFGAKIWIRNFHPIAAVLAKKTGRPVKILLTRDEEQLTTRPRIAPRMKVKLGMMKDGTMVCKQATIVADNGAYSWAAPKVLLNLSMRTDCLYRYKSSKCDSYLVYTNLIPTSGFRGYGNSQMHFAVESFIDECCRKVGLDPVEVRLKNCVHKGDMTLHRWHIKSCELSECIRIAAEKIRENRLPAEEQNGRIKRGIGVACMTHVSGNRGGDKFDGSSAMVRIHEDGEVFIFSGEADMGQGAKTVFAQIASEKLGVPIDDITVMPLDTDVSPFGMGTYSSRVTTVGGKAVFLASEKVLDQVLTLAAEMSKRQRDTMYMENGLIKCSRDPSILMTLKEVAAKAIRSRAGVPLTAYVTYDPPTEGADKDFYGDYSSAYSFGAHGVEVEVDTYTGKVKVLRVIAVHDVGKVINELGLNGQITGGVAQGIGWCLYENMLFKKGVPATNGLHGYTFMTIKDMPAVEGIAIESNDPIGPYGAKGVGEPTLIPTAPAIANAIEDACGVRMRDLPITPEKLYWALHAPKED, encoded by the coding sequence ATGGAGAAGTTTAAAAGCATTGGCTTAAAACAGAGCTTTGTAGACGCTCGGGAAAAGGTAACGGGGAGTGCCCGGTACCTTGACGATCTGGAGTTTCCCGGCCTGTTGTTCGGGAAAATACTGCGCTCGCCTCATCCTCACGCGAGGATATTGTCGATCGATACCTCCGCCGCCGAAGCGCTGCCTGGCGTGAAGGCGGTCATCACCGCGAAGGACTGCCCGCAGAACAAATTCGGTATGGAGATCGCCGATGTCGACATGCTCGCGGTTGAGAAGGTGCGCTATGTCGGCGACGAAGTTGCGGCCGTCGCGGCTGAAACGGATGAGATCGCGAGAGAGGCACTCAAACTTGTCAAAGTGGAGTACGAGATACTGCCGGTCGTCGATGACCCGATGAAGGCGCTCGAAAAGGATTCCCCGCTCGTCCATGTGGAAAAGGGAACGAATATCGCGCGTGAATATCACATCCAGCGCGGCGATATCGAGGCCGATTTCGCCTCCTGTGATTATATATTTGAAAAGGAATTCAGTACGCACCGTGTTTCGGGGCTTTATCTCGAACCATTTGGCGCCGTCGCGCAGTGGGAGTCCAACGGCCGGCTTACCGTATGGACGGGACTTCAGTCGGCCTTCCAGGGAAGAAATGAGATCGCCAAGGCCCTTGGCATCAAGCCGTCGATGGTGACGGTAAAATCTCCCTTTATCGGCGGCGGATTTGGCGCGAAGATATGGATCAGAAACTTCCACCCCATCGCCGCGGTGCTTGCGAAGAAAACCGGCCGTCCGGTGAAGATTTTGCTTACGAGGGACGAAGAGCAGCTCACGACGCGCCCGCGTATCGCGCCGCGCATGAAGGTCAAGCTCGGTATGATGAAGGACGGTACGATGGTCTGTAAGCAGGCGACGATCGTTGCCGACAACGGCGCCTATTCATGGGCCGCGCCCAAGGTGCTTCTCAACCTTTCAATGCGCACAGACTGCCTCTACCGGTATAAATCAAGCAAGTGCGATTCATATCTCGTATATACGAACTTGATCCCCACGAGTGGTTTCCGCGGCTACGGCAACAGTCAGATGCACTTTGCGGTCGAGTCCTTTATCGACGAGTGCTGCCGTAAGGTGGGACTTGACCCGGTGGAGGTCCGCCTTAAGAACTGCGTCCACAAGGGCGACATGACGCTGCACCGCTGGCACATCAAGAGCTGCGAGCTCTCCGAGTGTATCAGGATCGCGGCGGAGAAGATCAGGGAAAACCGGCTGCCGGCGGAAGAGCAGAATGGGCGTATCAAACGCGGCATCGGCGTCGCCTGTATGACGCACGTCTCCGGCAACCGCGGCGGCGATAAATTCGACGGATCTTCCGCGATGGTACGTATTCACGAGGACGGCGAAGTATTTATCTTCTCCGGCGAGGCCGATATGGGACAGGGCGCCAAGACGGTCTTCGCGCAGATTGCCTCGGAAAAACTCGGCGTGCCGATCGACGACATCACCGTAATGCCGCTTGATACCGATGTAAGCCCCTTCGGCATGGGGACCTATTCCAGCCGCGTCACCACTGTAGGCGGAAAGGCTGTCTTTCTGGCCAGTGAAAAGGTACTCGATCAGGTACTGACGCTTGCCGCGGAGATGAGCAAACGCCAGCGCGACACGATGTACATGGAGAACGGCCTTATCAAGTGCAGCCGCGACCCGTCGATATTGATGACCCTTAAAGAGGTGGCGGCGAAGGCGATCCGCAGCCGGGCTGGCGTACCCCTCACGGCCTATGTCACCTACGATCCGCCGACGGAGGGAGCCGATAAAGATTTTTACGGAGACTATTCCAGCGCCTACTCGTTCGGCGCCCACGGCGTCGAAGTCGAGGTGGATACCTACACCGGCAAGGTCAAGGTGCTGCGTGTGATCGCGGTGCATGACGTAGGCAAAGTCATCAACGAGCTTGGCCTCAACGGGCAGATAACCGGCGGTGTCGCGCAGGGTATCGGCTGGTGTCTCTATGAAAATATGCTCTTCAAGAAAGGCGTTCCCGCGACGAACGGACTGCATGGGTATACCTTCATGACGATCAAGGACATGCCTGCCGTGGAGGGGATTGCGATCGAAAGCAACGACCCGATAGGCCCTTACGGAGCTAAGGGTGTTGGCGAACCGACGCTAATCCCTACCGCTCCAGCGATCGCCAACGCGATTGAGGACGCCTGCGGCGTACGTATGCGTGATTTGCCGATCACTCCGGAAAAACTTTACTGGGCCCTTCACGCGCCCAAAGAAGATTAA
- a CDS encoding UPF0280 family protein, giving the protein MNFQKYSVIEEGLVYIDHGPITMTLEARRNGGAFTEAAVAGAERVLEVFSELAVYLDHIRRPVGKKLTLPDITPCAVRKMTESVMMLEEEDFTPLAAVAGTTSDLAVEAMVSSGADYALANNGGDIAWSISPGQRDFLKVGLISDINSGRTTHSLKIKSFSEIRGLATSGMGGRSLTRGIASAVTVLASDSSKADAAATAIANACYCNDPAIEQCRAEELDYGTDIPGLLVTKSVGSLKSGSAETALSAGAGRAGQLIDKGMIFGAVIFVAGTMQVVETKERGRLFEVAELN; this is encoded by the coding sequence ATGAATTTTCAAAAGTACAGTGTGATAGAGGAGGGCCTTGTCTATATTGATCACGGCCCGATCACCATGACCCTTGAGGCACGGCGGAACGGCGGCGCCTTTACGGAGGCGGCAGTCGCCGGCGCGGAACGGGTATTAGAGGTATTTAGTGAGCTGGCCGTGTATCTTGATCATATACGCAGGCCGGTGGGAAAAAAGCTTACTCTTCCAGATATTACACCGTGTGCGGTACGTAAAATGACTGAATCCGTCATGATGCTTGAAGAGGAAGACTTCACGCCGCTGGCCGCGGTCGCGGGAACCACCTCCGACCTCGCAGTCGAGGCGATGGTTTCCAGCGGCGCGGACTATGCGCTGGCCAACAACGGGGGCGATATCGCCTGGAGTATATCACCGGGGCAAAGAGATTTTTTGAAAGTCGGTCTGATAAGCGATATAAACAGCGGACGGACGACCCATTCTCTGAAAATAAAATCGTTCAGTGAGATAAGGGGGCTCGCCACTAGCGGGATGGGGGGAAGGAGCCTGACGCGCGGCATAGCTTCAGCCGTTACGGTACTGGCCTCCGATTCCTCAAAAGCCGACGCAGCGGCCACTGCGATCGCCAATGCCTGTTACTGCAACGATCCGGCTATAGAGCAATGCCGTGCGGAGGAGCTCGATTACGGGACGGATATCCCAGGGCTCCTCGTTACAAAATCGGTGGGCAGCCTGAAGAGCGGCAGTGCGGAGACGGCGCTGTCGGCAGGTGCGGGGAGGGCTGGTCAGTTAATTGATAAAGGTATGATCTTCGGCGCGGTAATATTTGTCGCCGGTACCATGCAGGTAGTTGAAACGAAAGAGAGAGGGCGGCTATTTGAGGTCGCCGAATTGAATTAA
- a CDS encoding 2-hydroxymuconate tautomerase yields MPIVMVNIKEGRTVEQKRAMVTGMTKVVSETMDVPQSAVRIIINEMKGENFAIAGTLVCDAPAK; encoded by the coding sequence ATGCCGATCGTTATGGTAAACATCAAAGAGGGGCGCACCGTAGAGCAGAAGCGCGCGATGGTGACGGGGATGACGAAGGTCGTCAGCGAAACGATGGATGTGCCTCAGAGCGCCGTGCGCATCATCATCAACGAGATGAAGGGAGAAAACTTCGCGATCGCCGGCACGCTGGTCTGCGACGCTCCCGCGAAATAG